Within Flavobacterium pisciphilum, the genomic segment TTCATAAATTTGTTTTCCATTAGCAGCTCATACATCATATTGTAAATAGATTCTAATGGGTTTCCATCAGGAGAATCTAGTAATATATTGTTTTTGATTGTGCTGGGATTCAGAATCTCATTTATAATAGCAATTCCCATTTCATTTTTATTCTTGAAGTGGTAATAAAAGGCTCCTTTAGTTACTTGTGTAGTAGCAAGTATATCATCAATACTGGTAGCCTGGTACCCCTTGGCATAGATAAGTTCATAGCTTTTTTGTAAAATATTTAGCCTGGTTGCTTCAGCTTTTTTCATAAAACATACTAGTTAGTATTTTTTTTGTAAAGAAAGCAAATATTTACGGTTTGTGCAAGCAGATTTTTGTTCTACTTGTTTTTTAAAATATGAAAATACAATTGCAGATGAAAAAAGAAAAATTATAAAAGCTGTTTTGATTTAAGCATAATTTATTGTCTTTTTTCATAGTATCTTTTAATAAAGAACTGTACAATAATGGTAACTAAAAGTAAAATTGCAAAAAGAAAATTAAAAGCAACAATTCCTAGCATTACCAAGCCACATCTATTCTGATATTCAATATTTGCATTTATATTTTCAGAAGCGATATATACAGAAAGTATTGATAAAGGTATTTGTAAAATTATAGTGATTAGAGATATATAACCAAAATTTAATTTTATCTTTTTTTTAATTGCTTTGGATCCCCATATAATTTGAATCAAAAATGGTATTACCAGTAGTATAAAAGGTGATATTCCGTACATTTATAAGATTTTTTTTGCTGTTTTGATTACTAATGTTAGGAACTGAATACCTGAATTACAGAGATTGCTTATTAAGTCTGTAAACAGTAAACTGAGACTGTCTTTCGACTTCGCTTAGGATGACAATAACACAAACCGAGACTGTAAACTGAGGCTGCAAACTGAATTATTTCTTCAAAGTCAATCCAAGTGGGACCATCAAAATACCTTTTTCGTAGATGTTAAGATATAAATTAATTGGTTTTTTCTGTCCTTCCCATTTTAGTTCATAAACATCAAGAAATCCAGCACCCATATCACTTCTTTTAGAAGGGAATGGACAACAGCTTTCAAGTTTAGTATAAGTTATTTTCTCGCCATTTGGACCAGCCAAAGCATTTAAAAAGCGTTGTTGATTAATAACTTCATCTTTAGAAGTTCTGTAAAAAATGTTTACAGGGTAATCTTTGTCATAGCCATATTTTTTGTCTTTACTATATGCTGTAATTACAAAAGTATTGTCTTTAGTTAAGGTCAGGTTTGGTGCATTATCATCTACATTTTTTAAAGTAGATTTTGTGCTTACACATGATGTAGCAGTAATAAGTAAAACTATAAAAAGAGCTATTTTTTTCATTTTTAAGGCAGTTTAATAATACAAATGTAAGTGGTTTTAATAAAAATAGTCCATAGATTAAAAAGAATTAAATTTTTTCTTTTTAGTCGCAGGAGAGACCTAACAGGTTTTAAAAATCTATTGGGTCTAAAGCAATTTTTGATCTTTTTAATTATAAAAAAGAAACAGTACAAATGTACATTGGCTTTCTATTTTGTTTTTATTGAATTCAGTTTTAAAATACCAATTACAATCAGATATTGTGCCATAAGATAGGTAAGCATAATAAAAAACGAACTTTTATAAATAGGTTCGTAAAATTTGTCCATTGCTAAAATACTATCAGAAAGGACAAAAATAATCGCCCCAATAAATATATAGGTATTAGCAGGTTTGTCCCAAACTAAATAACCACTAAATGCATATAAAAGCATTGTAGAAATTGTCAATGCATAAACAATTACAGGAAGTTGTAAATCACCCAATTTTGGTAGCAGAACGGTAAGCATCGTTGCCAAATAAATTAAAATAGCTACTAACCCAATATAGAAAGTGCTTTTGTTTCTTGAAACATCAGGTTTGTTTTGCTTATTAAACAGAACAATATAAATGATATGGGATAGTAAAAATGCAACTAAGCCTAATATAAAATAGATTTCGGCAATATCAGCAAACAATAATATTACATCACCAACCCATGAGAAAAATAAAGCACCAAGGAGTATTTTTTTGGAAGGAAATTCACTCGAAAAATAAACTCCAAGCCATAAAATCGGAATCAGTAACCCTTTTAAATACCAAGCAATATGTTCAAGATTAAAAAGAAGAATTAAAAGATAAAAAAGACTAAAACCTACAAAGATTTTTAAGAATAAAGGGCTTTTCATAGTTTGTATTTAAGAGTTTACCAGTATAGGTTTTATGCTTTTGAAATCGACTTTTACGAAATAAATTGTGATCAATAAAGAAATAATGAGGTATCCAATAATAAAAATATTACCGAAAGGGAAAACAGAATTAAGACCGAACCAATCTCCAAAATAATAAATAATTGCAAGAACGGTTACTAAACGTAAGCTTTCCCATAAAATAGCAAAACGATTTTTATCCATTAGTTCAGTATAGCTATAGATAGTTATGAAAATAAAAAAGCCATAATAAAAGATATTTGGGAAACCAATCTTGGCAATATTACTAAACAAATAACTTACAAATAGCAATGTTATCATAACTTGGGTAATCGACCAGTATATGAGTTTTGTAGAGTTATCAGTTCCGTATTTGGCATAATTATATACATCAGTAATTTTATTGACAGGATATTTTTCTTCAAAATTTTCAGGACGCCAGCCAGTTGGTTTGAACCATATTGTAAATTTATCTTTCCAGTTCTCAGCACGCCAAGCATCGCTAATTAATAATGCTAAATGCTGAAAGTTAA encodes:
- a CDS encoding TetR/AcrR family transcriptional regulator, giving the protein MKKAEATRLNILQKSYELIYAKGYQATSIDDILATTQVTKGAFYYHFKNKNEMGIAIINEILNPSTIKNNILLDSPDGNPLESIYNMMYELLMENKFMKVEYGCPISNFVQEMTPWNESFRKSILKQMKEWENQMITSIENGKKNNFINPNINAKQVTFFIISGYWGIRNFGKLENNKSVYMNYLNELKNYLNLLK
- a CDS encoding 2-dehydro-3-deoxyphosphooctonate aldolase, with the translated sequence MKKIALFIVLLITATSCVSTKSTLKNVDDNAPNLTLTKDNTFVITAYSKDKKYGYDKDYPVNIFYRTSKDEVINQQRFLNALAGPNGEKITYTKLESCCPFPSKRSDMGAGFLDVYELKWEGQKKPINLYLNIYEKGILMVPLGLTLKK
- a CDS encoding lysoplasmalogenase codes for the protein MKSPLFLKIFVGFSLFYLLILLFNLEHIAWYLKGLLIPILWLGVYFSSEFPSKKILLGALFFSWVGDVILLFADIAEIYFILGLVAFLLSHIIYIVLFNKQNKPDVSRNKSTFYIGLVAILIYLATMLTVLLPKLGDLQLPVIVYALTISTMLLYAFSGYLVWDKPANTYIFIGAIIFVLSDSILAMDKFYEPIYKSSFFIMLTYLMAQYLIVIGILKLNSIKTK